A single Xiphias gladius isolate SHS-SW01 ecotype Sanya breed wild chromosome 18, ASM1685928v1, whole genome shotgun sequence DNA region contains:
- the gpr173 gene encoding probable G-protein coupled receptor 173: MGGGAFRMANGNESGEGPAGPMAAVVATAGGMVAESPSSAVSTYIKLVLLGLIICISLVGNLVVSLLVLRDRALHKAPYYFLLDLCLADTIRSAICFPFVLVSIKNGSAWTYSVLSCKVVAFMAVLFCFHAAFMLFCISVTRYMAIAHHRFYSKRMTFWTCVAVVCMVWTLSVAMAFPPVFDVGTYKFIREEDQCIFEHRYFKANDTLGFMLMLAVLILATHVVYMKLLLFEYKHRKMKPVQMVPAISQNWTFHGPGATGQAAANWIAGFGRGPMPPTLLGIRQNLHNQNRRLLGMEEFKAEKQLGRMFYVITLLFLVLWSPYIVACYWRVFVKACTIPHRYLSTTVWMSFAQAGVNPIVCFFLNKDLKKGLLSHLPACCRTKPHLPREPYCIM, from the coding sequence ATGGGTGGGGGGGCATTCAGGATGGCAAATGGAAACGAGAGCGGCGAAGGGCCTGCTGGGCCCATGGCGGCAGTGGTGGCTACTGCAGGAGGTATGGTAGCAGAGAGTCCATCCTCGGCTGTCAGTACCTATATCAAACTGGTGCTATTGGGGCTGATCATCTGCATTAGCCTTGTGGGCAACCTGGTGGTGTCTCTGCTTGTACTGCGGGACCGGGCCCTGCATAAGGCACCTTATTACTTCCTGCTGGACCTGTGCCTGGCAGACACCATTCGCTCAGCCATCTGCTTCCCCTTTGTACTAGTGTCTATAAAGAACGGCTCAGCCTGGACTTACAGTGTGCTGAGCTGCAAGGTAGTGGCCTTCATGGCAGTGCTCTTCTGCTTCCATGCCGCCTTCATGCTGTTCTGCATCAGCGTAACACGCTACATGGCAATTGCGCACCACCGCTTTTACTCAAAGCGTATGACATTCTGGACATGTGTGGCAGTGGTGTGCATGGTTTGGACGCTGTCTGTGGCGATGGCATTCCCACCTGTCTTTGACGTGGGCACCTACAAATTCATTCGAGAGGAGGACCAGTGCATCTTTGAGCATCGCTACTTCAAGGCTAATGATACACTAGGCTTCATGTTAATGCTGGCTGTACTCATTCTAGCCACACATGTTGTCTACATGAAGTTACTCCTCTTTGAATACAAGCACCGCAAAATGAAGCCAGTCCAGATGGTGCCAGCCATCAGTCAGAACTGGACCTTCCATGGGCCGGGGGCTACTGGCCAAGCAGCAGCCAACTGGATTGCAGGCTTTGGCAGGGGCCCCATGCCACCCACTTTACTGGGAATCCGGCAGAACTTGCACAACCAGAACCGGCGTCTGTTGGGCATGGAGGAGTTCAAAGCAGAGAAGCAGCTTGGCAGGATGTTCTATGTGATCACCCTGCTGTTCCTGGTGCTCTGGTCTCCCTATATAGTAGCATGTTATTGGAGGGTGTTTGTCAAGGCTTGCACAATACCACACCGGTACCTCTCCACCACTGTGTGGATGAGTTTCGCTCAAGCCGGGGTCAACCCtattgtttgtttcttccttaACAAAGACTTGAAGAAAGGGCTCCTTTCCCATCTACCAGCCTGCTGCAGGACTAAACCTCATCTGCCACGAGAGCCTTATTGCATCATGTAA